A genome region from Trichosurus vulpecula isolate mTriVul1 chromosome 5, mTriVul1.pri, whole genome shotgun sequence includes the following:
- the ETFRF1 gene encoding electron transfer flavoprotein regulatory factor 1 produces MKMANPLRGEVLNLYKNLLYVGKDYPKGADYFKRRLKAAFLKNKDVKDPEKIRELIARGEFVIKELEALYFLRKYRAMKQRYYLEDDKTK; encoded by the exons ATGAAAATGGCTAACCCATTAAGAGGAGAAGTTTTGAATCTTTATAAAAAT CTGCTGTATGTCGGGAAAGACTATCCAAAGGGAGCAGACTACTTTAAAAGACGTTTGAAGGCAGCTTTCCTTAAAAACAAAGATGTGAAGGATCCAGAGAAGATCAGAGAACTCATTGCACGAGGAGAATTTGTTATAAAAGAGCTAGAAGCCTTATACTTCCTTAGAAAGTACAGAGCTATGAAGCAACGGTACTACTTAGAAGATGACAAAACTAagtga